One segment of Elusimicrobiota bacterium DNA contains the following:
- a CDS encoding DUF559 domain-containing protein, which yields MPLPFALKRGLRFFSRRMHSQEDADRTSFLERSGYRVLRFWNSEVLDDIDAVLTTIGQALHSLPPSSPIDTQKP from the coding sequence ATGCCTCTGCCCTTCGCCCTCAAAAGGGGCCTGCGCTTTTTCAGTCGCAGGATGCACTCGCAAGAGGATGCCGACAGAACCAGCTTCCTCGAGCGTTCTGGCTATCGCGTCCTTCGCTTTTGGAATTCAGAAGTCCTCGACGACATCGACGCGGTCCTGACAACCATCGGCCAGGCACTCCATTCCCTCCCGCCCTCATCTCCAATCGACACCCAAAAGCCCTGA
- a CDS encoding mobile mystery protein B: MVGFDTPEGATPIEDASGLLIEGVLTHADLNAAETENILRAVNMHLRPRKRRATPWLTEEYLRRVHRDMFDGVWAWAGRYRDAELNIGVPAASIREEVAKLCQDVAYWDGQKTNPLSVLERAARLHHRLSWIHPFPNGNGRHARLMSDIYLHVNGCALPVWPASSMSGQGDVRKAYLLALRSADRGDFAPLIDYTTRFLPAPKRSRS, from the coding sequence ATGGTCGGCTTCGACACACCCGAAGGAGCGACTCCGATCGAGGATGCCTCAGGCCTGCTGATCGAAGGCGTCCTCACTCACGCCGACCTCAACGCGGCGGAGACGGAGAACATCCTCCGCGCCGTCAACATGCACCTGCGTCCGCGCAAGCGCCGCGCAACCCCCTGGCTGACGGAAGAGTATCTCCGCCGCGTTCACCGCGACATGTTCGACGGAGTATGGGCGTGGGCCGGCCGCTACAGAGACGCCGAACTGAACATCGGCGTCCCGGCGGCCAGTATCCGGGAGGAAGTCGCCAAGCTTTGTCAGGATGTGGCCTATTGGGACGGGCAGAAGACGAACCCGCTCTCTGTACTGGAACGCGCCGCGCGGCTCCACCACCGATTATCCTGGATACATCCTTTCCCGAACGGCAACGGGCGCCACGCGCGCCTTATGTCCGATATCTACCTGCATGTCAACGGCTGCGCTCTGCCGGTCTGGCCCGCTTCCTCGATGAGCGGTCAAGGCGACGTGCGAAAAGCATACCTTCTCGCCCTACGGAGCGCGGACCGCGGAGATTTCGCCCCATTGATCGACTACACGACACGGTTCCTGCCGGCCCCGAAGAGATCCCGCTCCTGA
- a CDS encoding helix-turn-helix domain-containing protein, producing the protein MKRTRLPVSSELRLEQIIAYGRRAPAGLESLPAHALIRMLRHALRMTQAQLAARAGLPQSHLAVIETGKVDLQLATLRRIFKALGGDLMLVARFRKTPAAMLEERIRQVARNKVARVAGTMALEKQRPGDAMTRRLIKAEEERMRREPSSDIWEE; encoded by the coding sequence ATGAAAAGAACCCGCCTTCCCGTGTCCAGCGAACTTCGACTGGAACAGATCATCGCCTACGGCCGCAGGGCGCCGGCGGGACTGGAGTCCTTGCCCGCCCACGCCCTCATCCGCATGCTGCGCCATGCATTGCGAATGACCCAGGCCCAACTTGCCGCGCGCGCCGGCCTGCCGCAATCGCACCTGGCGGTCATCGAAACGGGGAAAGTAGACCTCCAGCTCGCCACTCTGCGGAGGATCTTCAAGGCGCTGGGCGGCGATCTGATGCTCGTCGCCCGGTTCCGCAAGACCCCTGCGGCCATGCTCGAGGAACGAATCCGACAGGTCGCGCGTAATAAGGTTGCGCGCGTCGCCGGCACCATGGCGCTGGAAAAGCAGCGCCCTGGCGACGCGATGACGCGACGCCTCATAAAGGCCGAAGAGGAACGCATGCGGCGAGAGCCCTCGTCCGATATCTGGGAGGAGTGA
- a CDS encoding outer membrane beta-barrel protein: MKLLATLLTAIMISTAASAADKPGLRLGPLELHPRFKIAAMYDSNIYMVPSDLNGVQNGGGVRQASISENLFGLDFKLPLSGMHSFAGGYEISTLFYSTMSKANDMISQSAKLNYAYKGPMGLSAKLGDSFLSTMDPAFSESATRERRWQNTASVAGEYSIGEGPLFIGLSGEQATHKYLTTTMGALLNRYEQTFGGKVGYRLQPKTRAYVVYRRKIIHYSVHSTDQKNNKAHEAGLGIEGRFSPKITGKLEGAMTMRRYDNDGVLKTSETFHRGMSVDAQLNWKPEERWDVSLRAGRSMQESTFQANRFYTSNTLGLTYSHTLPEGMSVRLDVGFTSDRYPLAATVNGKTANRRDDIYQEKLDLDQPLREWLSVFCTYLHRQKFSNFSGQYNYDDHQASAGVKLAL; encoded by the coding sequence ATGAAGCTCCTCGCGACGCTTTTGACGGCGATCATGATTTCAACGGCGGCTTCCGCCGCCGACAAGCCGGGCCTCCGCCTCGGCCCCCTCGAACTCCATCCGCGCTTCAAGATCGCCGCCATGTACGATTCGAACATCTACATGGTCCCCTCCGACCTCAACGGCGTCCAGAACGGCGGCGGCGTGCGCCAGGCGTCCATCTCCGAGAACCTCTTCGGCCTCGACTTCAAGCTGCCGCTCTCCGGCATGCACTCCTTCGCAGGCGGCTACGAGATCTCGACCCTCTTCTACTCCACCATGTCGAAGGCCAACGACATGATCAGCCAGAGCGCGAAGCTCAACTACGCCTACAAAGGGCCGATGGGCCTGAGCGCCAAGCTCGGCGACAGCTTCCTCAGCACGATGGACCCCGCTTTCTCCGAGAGCGCGACGCGCGAGCGGCGCTGGCAGAACACCGCGAGCGTCGCGGGAGAATACAGCATCGGCGAAGGCCCGCTCTTCATCGGGCTCTCCGGCGAGCAGGCGACGCACAAGTACCTCACCACCACGATGGGCGCCCTGCTCAACCGCTACGAGCAGACCTTCGGCGGCAAGGTCGGCTACCGGCTCCAGCCCAAGACCCGCGCCTACGTCGTCTACCGACGGAAGATCATCCACTACTCCGTGCACTCGACGGACCAGAAGAACAACAAGGCCCACGAAGCAGGTCTCGGCATCGAAGGACGCTTCTCGCCGAAGATCACCGGCAAGCTCGAGGGCGCGATGACCATGCGCCGCTACGACAACGACGGGGTCCTCAAAACCTCCGAGACCTTCCACCGCGGCATGAGCGTCGACGCCCAGCTCAACTGGAAGCCCGAGGAGCGCTGGGACGTGTCCCTGCGCGCGGGCCGCTCCATGCAGGAATCCACCTTCCAGGCCAACCGCTTCTACACCTCGAACACGCTCGGGCTCACCTACTCGCACACGCTGCCCGAAGGGATGAGCGTCCGTCTCGATGTCGGCTTCACCAGCGACCGCTACCCGCTCGCCGCGACCGTCAACGGGAAGACCGCCAACCGCCGCGACGACATCTACCAGGAGAAGCTGGACCTCGATCAGCCCCTGCGCGAGTGGCTCAGCGTGTTCTGCACCTATCTCCACCGCCAGAAGTTCTCCAACTTCTCCGGCCAGTACAACTACGACGATCACCAAGCGTCAGCCGGAGTGAAGTTGGCGTTATAG
- the tsf gene encoding translation elongation factor Ts, producing the protein MSTATNPNEVILKLREKTGAGMMDCKKALTEAAGDYDKAVEVLRKKGLSDAAKKSTRTTKEGLVACAVTPDGKKGGIVEVNCETDFVAKTDEFRKLADELAREVAEGRLNAPEAAAARLAAVVAKIGENVVLRRLQRFELSGPGVIVHYVHTAGGKKGAMLELSCASDAAAKHEAVAQLGRELAMQTVAMSPRWVTRAEVPPADVEKEKEIFSVQIRQEGKPEAAVPKIVEGKLNKLFYGAFCLLEQPSMRDNKTPMNKLVEEAGQKAGGKVEVKRLARYQLGE; encoded by the coding sequence ATGAGCACCGCCACCAACCCCAACGAAGTCATCCTCAAGCTCCGCGAGAAGACCGGCGCCGGCATGATGGACTGCAAGAAGGCCTTGACCGAGGCCGCCGGCGACTACGACAAGGCCGTCGAGGTCCTGCGCAAGAAGGGACTCTCCGACGCGGCCAAGAAGAGCACCCGCACCACGAAGGAAGGCCTCGTCGCCTGCGCCGTGACGCCCGACGGGAAGAAGGGCGGCATCGTCGAGGTCAACTGCGAGACCGACTTCGTCGCCAAGACCGACGAGTTCCGCAAGCTCGCCGACGAGCTCGCCCGCGAGGTCGCCGAGGGCCGCCTGAACGCCCCCGAGGCCGCCGCCGCGCGCCTGGCCGCCGTCGTCGCCAAGATCGGGGAGAACGTCGTCCTGCGCCGCCTGCAGCGCTTCGAGCTCTCCGGCCCCGGCGTCATCGTCCACTACGTCCACACCGCCGGCGGCAAGAAGGGCGCGATGCTCGAGCTCTCCTGCGCCTCCGACGCCGCGGCCAAGCACGAGGCCGTCGCGCAGCTCGGCCGCGAGCTCGCGATGCAGACCGTCGCGATGAGCCCGCGCTGGGTCACCCGCGCCGAGGTCCCCCCCGCCGACGTCGAGAAGGAGAAGGAGATCTTCTCCGTCCAGATCCGGCAGGAAGGCAAGCCCGAGGCCGCCGTCCCGAAGATCGTCGAGGGCAAGCTCAACAAGCTCTTCTACGGCGCCTTCTGCCTGCTCGAGCAGCCCAGCATGCGCGACAACAAGACCCCGATGAACAAGCTCGTCGAGGAAGCCGGCCAGAAGGCGGGCGGCAAAGTCGAGGTCAAGCGCCTGGCGCGCTACCAGCTCGGCGAGTGA
- the pyrH gene encoding UMP kinase, with translation MTKKHRRVLLKLSGESLLGKEPHGIDSASLRHISAEIRLAYRKGVQLAVVIGAGNIWRGQKDRGEAIDRVTADYMGMLATIINALALQDSLEDMGVPTRVQTAIEISKLAEPYIRRRAIRHLEKGRIVIFAGGTGNPYFTTDTAAALRAVEVGCDAVLKATNVDGVYTDDPKRNKRARRLDSVSFMEALRRRLRVMDATALTLCMENRMPIVVFDLAGRGNIAKAVSGAKVGTVIHE, from the coding sequence GTGACCAAGAAACACCGACGCGTCCTGCTGAAGCTCTCCGGCGAGTCGCTGCTCGGCAAGGAGCCGCACGGCATCGACTCCGCCTCGCTGCGCCACATCAGCGCGGAGATCCGCCTGGCCTACCGCAAGGGCGTCCAGCTCGCGGTCGTCATCGGCGCGGGCAACATCTGGCGCGGCCAGAAGGACCGCGGCGAGGCCATCGACCGCGTCACCGCCGACTACATGGGGATGCTGGCGACGATCATCAACGCGCTGGCGCTGCAGGACTCCCTCGAGGACATGGGCGTGCCCACCCGGGTGCAGACGGCCATCGAGATCAGCAAGCTCGCCGAGCCCTACATCCGGCGCCGGGCCATCCGGCACCTCGAGAAGGGCCGCATCGTCATCTTCGCCGGCGGCACGGGCAACCCGTACTTCACGACCGACACCGCGGCCGCCCTGCGCGCCGTCGAGGTCGGCTGCGACGCGGTGCTCAAGGCCACCAACGTCGACGGCGTCTACACCGACGACCCGAAGCGCAACAAGCGGGCCCGTCGGCTCGATTCGGTCTCCTTCATGGAGGCCCTGCGCCGGCGCCTGCGCGTCATGGACGCGACGGCGCTGACGCTGTGCATGGAGAACCGCATGCCCATCGTCGTCTTCGACCTCGCGGGACGAGGGAACATCGCGAAGGCGGTCTCGGGCGCCAAAGTGGGGACTGTGATCCACGAGTAG
- the frr gene encoding ribosome recycling factor, translating into MDFKTNAETKMKGRIEKLKDELNRVRTGRASPHLLESVRVEYYGQLVPLKQVGAVSAPDARTLEVRPWDQAQLAEIEKALNKADLGAMAKIDGQCVRMTLPTMTEERRKDIVRAVGKIAEEYRVAVRNERRDALEEVKKAAKDKEISEDEQKLAEGAIQKVTDSYVKQVDEMVAVKQKEITTI; encoded by the coding sequence ATGGACTTCAAGACGAACGCCGAGACGAAGATGAAGGGCCGCATCGAGAAGCTCAAGGACGAGCTCAACCGCGTGCGCACCGGCCGCGCGAGCCCGCACCTCCTCGAGAGCGTCCGCGTCGAGTACTACGGCCAGCTCGTCCCGCTCAAGCAGGTCGGCGCCGTCTCCGCCCCCGACGCGCGGACCCTCGAGGTCCGGCCCTGGGACCAGGCGCAGCTCGCCGAGATCGAGAAGGCCCTCAACAAGGCCGACCTCGGCGCGATGGCGAAGATCGACGGCCAGTGCGTGCGCATGACGCTGCCCACGATGACCGAGGAGCGGCGCAAGGACATCGTGCGCGCCGTGGGCAAGATCGCCGAGGAGTACCGCGTGGCGGTCCGCAACGAGCGCCGCGACGCCCTCGAAGAGGTCAAGAAGGCCGCCAAGGACAAGGAGATCTCCGAGGACGAGCAGAAGCTCGCCGAAGGCGCCATCCAGAAGGTCACCGATTCCTACGTCAAGCAGGTCGACGAGATGGTCGCCGTCAAGCAGAAAGAGATCACGACGATCTGA
- the uppS gene encoding polyprenyl diphosphate synthase, translating into MKPELPAGTEIPKHIAVIMDGNGRWAAARGLPRFAGHTAGVESVREAVRACGELGVKALTLYSFSTENWLRPKAEVADLMNLLGAVLEKDTIELERNDVRLTASGRLEALPEGVRKRLALSIERLSGNTGLTLNLALNYGSRAEIVDAANALLREGARELTEESLASRLYTAALPELDLVIRTSGEMRLSNFLLWQAAYAELYVTPVLWPDFRTQHLVEAILEFSRRERRFGGVESAREREKSQKGGG; encoded by the coding sequence ATGAAGCCCGAACTCCCCGCCGGAACCGAGATCCCGAAGCACATCGCCGTCATCATGGACGGCAACGGCCGCTGGGCCGCGGCCCGCGGCCTGCCGCGCTTCGCCGGCCACACGGCCGGCGTCGAGTCCGTGCGCGAGGCGGTGCGCGCATGCGGCGAGCTGGGCGTCAAGGCGCTGACCCTCTACTCCTTCTCGACGGAGAACTGGCTGCGCCCCAAGGCCGAGGTCGCCGACCTCATGAACCTGCTCGGCGCGGTGCTGGAGAAGGACACCATCGAGCTCGAGCGCAACGACGTGCGGCTCACGGCCTCGGGCCGCCTCGAGGCGCTCCCCGAAGGCGTGCGAAAGCGGCTCGCGCTCTCCATCGAGCGGCTCTCCGGCAACACCGGCCTCACGCTCAACCTGGCCCTCAACTACGGCTCCCGCGCCGAGATCGTCGACGCGGCCAACGCGCTGCTGCGCGAGGGCGCCCGGGAGCTCACCGAGGAGTCCCTCGCGAGCCGGCTCTACACGGCGGCGCTCCCCGAACTCGACCTGGTCATCCGCACCTCCGGCGAGATGCGGCTCTCCAACTTCCTCCTCTGGCAGGCCGCCTACGCGGAGCTCTACGTCACGCCCGTGCTCTGGCCCGATTTCCGGACGCAGCACCTCGTCGAGGCGATCCTCGAGTTCAGCCGCCGCGAGCGCCGCTTCGGCGGAGTCGAGTCCGCGCGCGAGCGCGAGAAGTCGCAGAAGGGGGGCGGCTGA
- a CDS encoding phosphatidate cytidylyltransferase, with the protein MLLPRLLTAVVGIPLVLGLVHLGSLPFLLFVAALAALAAREYATMLWASGRGVQTWTTAAGAAVLALAVGLSGPALPRAQAPGVGLSSFALSALFVFVMLRELLRREHSLDRAGLTLLGILMVGWPFGHLVLLRELPPHGEAWTFLLFAGVWATDTAAYAAGAAMGRHRLAPILSPKKSWEGAVAGFAACTLVVWGLSRWTPDMMPAWGAVLLGAMTGIVAQFSDAAQSLVKRACGAKDSSALLPGHGGIFDRMDSFLLLAPLFYYFVVLLGKNS; encoded by the coding sequence ATGTTGCTGCCAAGACTACTAACGGCGGTCGTCGGGATACCGCTCGTGCTGGGGCTCGTCCACTTGGGGAGCCTCCCCTTCCTCCTCTTCGTCGCCGCTCTGGCGGCCCTGGCCGCCCGCGAGTACGCGACCATGTTGTGGGCGAGCGGCCGGGGCGTGCAGACCTGGACGACGGCCGCTGGCGCGGCCGTCCTGGCCCTGGCCGTCGGGCTCTCCGGCCCGGCCCTGCCGCGCGCGCAGGCTCCGGGCGTCGGCCTCTCCTCCTTCGCGCTCAGCGCCCTCTTCGTCTTCGTGATGCTGCGCGAGCTGCTGCGCCGCGAGCACTCGCTCGACCGCGCGGGCCTCACCCTGCTGGGCATCCTCATGGTGGGCTGGCCCTTCGGCCACCTCGTGCTCCTGCGCGAGCTCCCCCCGCACGGCGAGGCCTGGACCTTCCTCCTCTTCGCCGGCGTCTGGGCCACCGATACGGCCGCGTACGCCGCCGGCGCCGCGATGGGCCGCCACCGCCTGGCCCCGATCCTCAGCCCGAAGAAGTCCTGGGAGGGCGCCGTCGCCGGCTTCGCCGCCTGCACGCTCGTCGTATGGGGACTCTCCCGCTGGACCCCCGACATGATGCCCGCCTGGGGCGCGGTCCTCCTCGGGGCGATGACCGGGATCGTCGCGCAGTTCTCCGACGCCGCGCAGTCGCTGGTCAAGCGCGCCTGCGGGGCCAAGGACTCCTCGGCGCTGCTCCCCGGCCACGGAGGGATCTTCGACCGCATGGATTCCTTCCTGCTCCTCGCCCCCCTCTTTTATTACTTCGTTGTCCTGCTCGGTAAAAATTCATAG
- the rseP gene encoding RIP metalloprotease RseP has product MLLSTFAVLLTFGLVIFLHEGGHFLLCKLLGVRVIRFSFGFGPEIFGVTSHDTRFSICAIPLGGYVKPAGESLEDCTGHPDEYFSRSPWQRLLIVAAGPTMNYFLAFILFFGVVFARGMPEPSTDPVVGELAGGLPAEKAGLKPGDRIIAVDGLEVKTWKDMAAVIHRSPEREIPIRFEHEGKVASANMKPERDPASGRGIIGIMPNMVYARVGLLRAAKESAHQCWFWTAYTVQTLMQKIHHRERPDLAGPVGIVQMVSKAAHSGLEDLVFLIGLISVAIGFFNLLPVPLLDGGHAVLYVWEGLSRRKLTVKAMSVANSIGLVFLVSVLIFATYNDVVRLRDARRASRNPSPQGTPLPQAGEGSDKSTTTAPAPAKPSKSRP; this is encoded by the coding sequence ATGCTCCTGAGCACTTTCGCCGTCCTTCTGACCTTCGGACTGGTCATCTTCCTGCACGAGGGCGGACATTTCCTCCTCTGCAAGCTGCTCGGCGTGCGCGTCATCCGCTTCTCCTTCGGCTTCGGCCCCGAGATCTTCGGCGTCACCTCGCACGACACCCGCTTCTCCATCTGCGCGATCCCGCTGGGCGGCTACGTGAAGCCCGCCGGCGAGTCGCTCGAGGACTGCACGGGCCACCCCGACGAGTACTTCAGCCGCTCCCCGTGGCAGCGCCTGCTCATCGTCGCGGCCGGACCGACGATGAACTACTTCCTCGCCTTCATCCTCTTCTTCGGCGTCGTCTTCGCGCGCGGCATGCCGGAGCCTTCGACGGACCCGGTCGTCGGCGAGCTCGCCGGCGGCCTGCCGGCCGAGAAGGCGGGCCTCAAGCCCGGCGACCGCATCATCGCCGTCGACGGCCTCGAGGTGAAGACCTGGAAGGACATGGCGGCGGTCATCCACCGCAGCCCCGAGCGCGAGATCCCCATCCGCTTCGAGCACGAGGGCAAGGTCGCCTCCGCGAACATGAAGCCCGAGCGCGATCCCGCCAGCGGGCGCGGCATCATCGGCATCATGCCGAACATGGTCTACGCGCGCGTCGGCCTTTTGCGCGCGGCCAAAGAGTCCGCTCACCAGTGCTGGTTCTGGACCGCCTACACCGTCCAGACGCTCATGCAGAAGATCCACCACCGCGAGCGCCCGGACCTCGCCGGCCCCGTCGGCATCGTCCAGATGGTCTCGAAGGCCGCGCACTCGGGCCTCGAGGACCTCGTCTTCCTCATCGGGCTCATCTCGGTGGCCATCGGCTTCTTCAACCTCCTCCCCGTCCCCCTGCTCGACGGCGGGCACGCGGTCCTCTACGTGTGGGAGGGCCTCAGCCGCCGCAAGCTCACGGTGAAGGCCATGTCCGTGGCCAACTCGATCGGGCTCGTCTTCCTCGTCTCGGTGCTCATCTTCGCCACCTACAACGACGTCGTGCGGCTGCGCGATGCTCGAAGAGCATCGCGCAACCCCTCACCCCAGGGAACCCCTCTCCCGCAGGCGGGCGAGGGGTCTGATAAGAGCACGACGACCGCCCCTGCGCCCGCGAAGCCGTCGAAGTCGCGGCCGTAG
- the rimP gene encoding ribosome maturation factor RimP codes for MPDLKTLEASIEALLNQEAMELVDLRWLQESGRWILRVYADKHGGITLGDCEYLSGRVGAYIDETQAIRESYTLEVSSPGLDRVLKKEKDFVRFDGHRVRMRLKTPQDGQRNFDGHLRGVEDGCVVLDAGTRTLKVRPEDIDEARLAPDVHV; via the coding sequence ATGCCCGACTTGAAGACGCTCGAGGCCAGCATCGAGGCCCTCCTCAACCAGGAGGCCATGGAGCTCGTCGACCTGCGCTGGCTCCAGGAGAGCGGCCGCTGGATCCTGCGCGTCTACGCCGACAAGCACGGCGGCATCACCCTCGGCGACTGCGAGTACCTTTCCGGCCGCGTCGGGGCCTACATCGACGAGACGCAGGCCATCCGGGAGTCCTACACCCTGGAAGTCTCCTCCCCGGGCCTGGACCGCGTGCTCAAGAAGGAGAAGGATTTCGTCCGCTTCGACGGCCACCGCGTGCGCATGCGGTTGAAGACCCCGCAGGACGGCCAGCGCAACTTCGACGGCCACCTGCGCGGGGTCGAGGACGGCTGCGTCGTCCTCGACGCCGGGACGCGGACCCTCAAGGTCCGCCCCGAAGACATCGACGAGGCGCGTCTGGCGCCGGACGTCCACGTCTGA
- the nusA gene encoding transcription termination factor NusA produces the protein MAQKSELILALEQIEREKGVKKEEVLAMIEGAVASALKKHLGRNANVICTISPETAEVGAVVRKKIVETVADAEIEITAAEAKALGVSGELGADVDLPVDAREFARIAAQTAKQVLVQKIREIERDNLFEEFKPKEGEMAGGSVHRFMDRNIIVDMGKAEAILPVREQIRRERYNIGDRVRAVILKVDKAQRGPQIVLSRACPLFLKRLFEMEVPEVGEKIVEIVDVVRDPGFRAKVVVRSNNPKVDAVGACVGIRGSRIRSIMNELSGERIDLIVHSPETTTFIANAIAPGKASSVKIVDEANRQAEIIVPNDQLALTIGKDGQNIRLACKLTGWSLSVKSEAQKSDEVKAVQASVMVGLRELEGIGPKTAEVLTKSGLHDIRRLATLKPEDLTTLQGIGPKTAEKIVESAKKYLSEHPEMGPAAPAAAPSEEPAQDAAAQEPAAVEGETKEAPVSDGSAK, from the coding sequence ATGGCACAGAAGAGCGAACTCATCCTCGCCCTCGAGCAGATCGAGCGCGAGAAAGGCGTGAAGAAGGAAGAGGTCCTCGCGATGATCGAGGGCGCCGTCGCCAGCGCGCTGAAGAAGCACCTCGGCCGCAACGCCAACGTCATCTGCACGATCAGCCCCGAGACCGCCGAGGTCGGCGCCGTCGTGCGCAAGAAGATCGTCGAGACCGTCGCCGACGCGGAGATCGAGATCACCGCCGCCGAAGCGAAGGCCCTCGGCGTCTCCGGCGAGCTGGGCGCCGACGTCGACCTCCCCGTCGACGCGCGCGAGTTCGCCCGCATCGCCGCCCAGACGGCGAAGCAGGTCCTCGTGCAGAAGATCCGCGAGATCGAGCGCGACAACCTCTTCGAGGAGTTCAAGCCCAAGGAAGGCGAGATGGCCGGCGGCTCCGTGCACCGCTTCATGGACCGCAACATCATCGTCGACATGGGGAAGGCCGAGGCCATCCTCCCGGTCCGCGAGCAGATCCGCCGCGAGCGCTACAACATCGGCGACCGCGTGCGCGCCGTCATCCTCAAGGTGGACAAGGCCCAGCGCGGGCCGCAGATCGTCCTCTCGCGCGCCTGCCCCCTCTTCCTCAAGCGCCTCTTCGAGATGGAGGTCCCCGAGGTCGGCGAGAAGATCGTCGAGATCGTGGACGTCGTCCGCGATCCGGGCTTCCGCGCCAAGGTCGTCGTCCGCTCCAACAACCCCAAGGTGGACGCGGTCGGCGCCTGCGTCGGCATCCGCGGCTCGCGCATCCGCTCCATCATGAACGAGCTCTCCGGCGAGCGCATCGACCTCATCGTGCACTCCCCGGAGACGACGACCTTCATCGCCAACGCGATCGCCCCCGGCAAGGCCTCCAGCGTCAAGATCGTCGACGAGGCCAACCGCCAGGCCGAGATCATCGTCCCCAACGACCAGCTCGCGCTGACCATCGGCAAGGACGGGCAGAACATCCGCCTCGCCTGCAAGCTCACCGGCTGGAGCCTCTCCGTGAAGTCCGAGGCCCAGAAGTCCGATGAGGTCAAGGCGGTGCAGGCCTCCGTCATGGTCGGCCTGCGCGAGCTCGAGGGCATCGGCCCGAAGACCGCCGAGGTCCTCACCAAGAGCGGCCTGCACGACATCCGCCGCCTCGCGACGCTCAAGCCCGAGGACCTGACGACTCTCCAGGGCATCGGCCCCAAGACGGCCGAGAAGATCGTCGAGAGCGCGAAGAAATATCTTTCCGAGCACCCGGAGATGGGTCCCGCGGCCCCCGCCGCCGCCCCCTCCGAGGAGCCGGCGCAGGACGCCGCGGCGCAGGAGCCTGCGGCGGTCGAGGGCGAGACGAAGGAAGCCCCGGTTTCCGACGGGAGCGCGAAGTAG